The Candidatus Omnitrophota bacterium genomic interval GGCGAACGTAAGACGTTGGGCCATGCGGGGACCGATTCCCGGAAGCTTGGCCAATTGCTTGGCTACGGCGTCGATGGAAGAAGGACCTGCCGTTTTCCGGCCGGGGGGAGGAGAGGATTCGTTCATGACGTTATTCCGGGGATCGATATTCCGCCCGTCAAGGAAGTCATGCGTTCCTTCACGATTTCCTGAACCCGGGTCTGAGTTTCGTTCACGGCGGCGGCGATCAAATCTTCCAGCATGGCGACATCGTCCTTGTTGACGATTTCAGGATCGATCTTGATCGAAGTGATTTTTTGTTTTCCATTCATGGCGATGGTAACCATGCCGCCGCCTGCGCTGGCGCTGACTTCAACGTTTTCCAGTTCCTGTTGAATTTCGGCCAAACGCTGCTGCATGGTGTGGGCCTGCTTCAACATATTGGCTAAATTTCCTAAACCTTTCATTCAATCCTCCTTTGTCTTAATTTCAATATATTATTGATACTTTCAATAAATCCTTACTTTGAATCATCCTTCCTTAAAAGGCTTGATGCTGACGATCCGGCCCGGCAATTCGTCCATTAATTTACAAAACATTTTGTCGCTTTGCGCTTTATCGAGCAACTCTTTTTTGTTCGGCTCCTTTTTCTTGATCTCCGGCGCGGCTCCTGGATGTTCGTGCGTTGGATGAATATCGCCGCGGGTTTCGTATCGTATTCTCAGCGTTTTTCCAAATACCTTCTCGACGATTTGGGAAATCGTTTTCCGATTTTTTTCGTTTTCCAACGCCTTGATATTAAAGAGAGAATTTTCCGCTGGTATTCCTACTTGGATCGAACCATTGTCGAAAGCGAGCAGTACGCTGCCATCCAGGGCGCTTGCGATAACGGGATTTTTTTCCACTTCGTTGAGAAAATGGGTCCACATGCTCGCAAGCGACGCCGTAAGAACTGCCGGTGAAGCGATAGGGGCCGCTTCCGGGGCAGACGCCGCTTCCGGCTCGCCATCATCTTCTACGGCATCGTAGAGATCGTTCGATAACAACAGCTCTGGTTGGGGCTTAGGTTTCGCTGTCGGCGCAACGGCGTGCGAAACGGTTGGGGCCGGTATTGCTGGAGGCGGCGAAACGATGGAGGAGGAAGCGCCGGAAAAAGTGGAGAGCGCTTTGAGAACGTCTTCGATCTTAACCGCCTGGCTCGCCTTGGCCGCCTTGATAGCCGCCATTTCCAGAATGATGCGCCCTTCGGAGGAATTTTTCATCCGCCGTTCCGCTTCCCAGAAAATATCCGTCGCATAGAGAATCTGTTCCAGCGAGGCTTGTTTGGCTGATTGCAGAATTTGTTGAATATACTCGTCGGGAAGGTCGAGCAGATTCGCATTCGCTTCCGAAACCTTGATGACGGCGAGGCGGCGAAGATGATGGAGTCCTTCGATCAAAAACGAGAGAAAATCTTTGCCGCGAACGTTGGCTTGTTCCATAAGGCCGAGGATTGTCGGCAGATCGTGGCGCAACACGGCGGAGATAAAGCGGTCGATAACGTCGAATTCGATGACGCCGAGCGCGTCTTCCACTTCGGCGAGTTGAATCTTTCCCGAAGAAAACGCGACGATTTGATCCAGAAAAAACAGCGCGTCCCTCAGCCCGCCTTCGGACTTGCGGGCGATAAGATACAGGACGCCGTCGCGTTCGGCGGCGCTGGCGAATTGAATTTCCTTTCGATTCGAGACGATTTTTTTGAGATGCTCGACGATCACTTTGTGTGGAATACGGCGGAATTGGAACCGCTGGCAACGGGAAAGAATCGTCGGCAGAATTTTGTTCAATTCCGTCGTCGCCAAGATAAACCGGACGTGACTGGGCGGTTCTTCCAAGGTCTTGAGAAAAGCATTGTTCGCTTGGGGCGTGAGCATGTGAACTTCGTCGATAATGTAGACCTTATAT includes:
- a CDS encoding YbaB/EbfC family nucleoid-associated protein; translated protein: MKGLGNLANMLKQAHTMQQRLAEIQQELENVEVSASAGGGMVTIAMNGKQKITSIKIDPEIVNKDDVAMLEDLIAAAVNETQTRVQEIVKERMTSLTGGISIPGITS
- the dnaX gene encoding DNA polymerase III subunit gamma/tau, giving the protein FGKFPDNGIRMSASEYIVSALKFRPSSFSEVLAQDHVIQTLKNSLRRGQIANAFLLVGPRGTGKTTTARILAKAMNCENPQDAEPCNQCSSCLAVNKGTHSDVLEIDAASNRGIDEIKALRENVRFTPAFGKYKVYIIDEVHMLTPQANNAFLKTLEEPPSHVRFILATTELNKILPTILSRCQRFQFRRIPHKVIVEHLKKIVSNRKEIQFASAAERDGVLYLIARKSEGGLRDALFFLDQIVAFSSGKIQLAEVEDALGVIEFDVIDRFISAVLRHDLPTILGLMEQANVRGKDFLSFLIEGLHHLRRLAVIKVSEANANLLDLPDEYIQQILQSAKQASLEQILYATDIFWEAERRMKNSSEGRIILEMAAIKAAKASQAVKIEDVLKALSTFSGASSSIVSPPPAIPAPTVSHAVAPTAKPKPQPELLLSNDLYDAVEDDGEPEAASAPEAAPIASPAVLTASLASMWTHFLNEVEKNPVIASALDGSVLLAFDNGSIQVGIPAENSLFNIKALENEKNRKTISQIVEKVFGKTLRIRYETRGDIHPTHEHPGAAPEIKKKEPNKKELLDKAQSDKMFCKLMDELPGRIVSIKPFKEG